The following are from one region of the Longimicrobiales bacterium genome:
- a CDS encoding RagB/SusD family nutrient uptake outer membrane protein: protein MRMNLLAALAVGGAVLLAGCADDLFTVPDLNNPALDELAENPTRLTVQQAAQGLLIGTRNGMSGQVSFVSHLGILGRESLVYDPSDPRYMGQMLDGRLVNGDGAFGGSLWAPPYANMRLGSVLLGALEIVDGFSAAELEAIRGFTKFIMAYDLLRVILTRDENGAVAVINPVGDEPSPLLEAPAVYDRIEALLTESVGHLQAGSAAFPFQLTPGFAGFDTPADLVPAVHALHARVDVYRGQYADAITQLSNSFVSTAADLDLGVYHSFGTGSGDITNGLFQGSDPQIVAFPTMDDDADPGDQRAASKLEILAVPKTQDGVTSNLRFTIYNSLSSPIPLIRNEELILLRAEARWFTGDIVGAMSDLNFVRTTSGGLTGIATPATDEQFIDALLYERQFSLMHEGGHRWIDHRRFDRLDELPNPRPTDFVPVAFPIPQAECLARNAGNECEAPLP from the coding sequence ATGAGAATGAATCTTCTTGCCGCACTCGCCGTCGGAGGCGCCGTCCTCCTGGCCGGCTGCGCTGACGATCTCTTTACGGTCCCGGACCTGAATAACCCGGCGCTCGACGAGCTGGCGGAAAATCCGACGCGTCTGACCGTGCAGCAGGCGGCCCAGGGGCTGCTGATCGGCACGAGAAACGGCATGTCGGGCCAGGTGAGCTTCGTCTCCCACCTGGGAATCCTGGGACGCGAGTCCCTGGTCTACGACCCATCCGACCCGCGGTACATGGGCCAGATGCTCGATGGCAGACTGGTGAACGGCGATGGCGCCTTCGGCGGAAGCCTGTGGGCCCCGCCGTATGCGAACATGCGCCTCGGGTCGGTGCTCCTCGGCGCCCTCGAAATCGTGGACGGCTTCTCGGCCGCCGAGCTGGAAGCGATCCGGGGATTCACGAAATTCATCATGGCGTACGACCTGCTCCGGGTGATCCTGACCCGTGACGAGAACGGGGCCGTGGCCGTCATCAACCCCGTGGGGGATGAACCCTCGCCGCTGCTCGAGGCACCCGCCGTGTACGATCGGATCGAGGCGCTTCTCACCGAGTCTGTGGGGCACCTGCAGGCCGGGAGCGCCGCTTTCCCCTTCCAGCTCACGCCGGGGTTCGCCGGCTTCGATACGCCCGCGGACCTCGTCCCGGCGGTCCATGCCCTGCACGCCAGGGTGGATGTCTATCGGGGTCAGTATGCCGACGCCATCACCCAGCTCTCGAATTCGTTCGTCTCTACCGCGGCGGACCTCGATCTGGGCGTCTACCATTCCTTCGGCACCGGGTCCGGCGACATCACGAACGGACTCTTCCAGGGATCCGACCCGCAGATCGTCGCGTTTCCTACGATGGACGACGACGCCGACCCCGGTGACCAGCGGGCGGCGTCGAAGCTGGAGATCCTCGCCGTCCCGAAGACTCAGGACGGTGTGACCTCCAATCTCCGGTTCACGATCTACAACAGCCTGAGTTCCCCTATTCCGCTGATCCGGAACGAAGAGCTGATCCTGCTGCGCGCGGAGGCGCGCTGGTTCACCGGGGACATCGTGGGCGCGATGAGTGACCTGAACTTCGTCCGCACCACGTCAGGCGGGCTCACCGGTATCGCCACGCCGGCCACCGACGAGCAGTTCATCGACGCGCTTCTCTACGAGCGGCAGTTCTCGCTCATGCACGAAGGCGGACACCGGTGGATCGACCACCGGCGCTTCGATCGGCTGGACGAGCTGCCGAACCCGCGGCCGACCGACTTCGTGCCGGTCGCCTTCCCGATCCCGCAGGCGGAGTGTCTGGCGCGAAACGCGGGAAACGAGTGCGAGGCGCCGCTACCGTAG
- a CDS encoding SusC/RagA family TonB-linked outer membrane protein: MRVLSILAMLLLLAGVSGASAQERTIVGIVVGSDEQPVRLARVEVVRGVERTETNQEGRFRIVTRAGEVTLRVTSFGFRPQDVVVPAGQNEVRIVMETDALRLEGIVVTGQQTSVARRNLANAVSSISQAAIDEAPPMQTSESLLQGRVAGALVEQNSGAPGGGMQVRLRGVSTIIGESEPLYVIDGVVMSNVAVPNALNAVTLSAGGSNASTQDAPVNRIADLNPADIERIEILKGASAAALYGSRAANGVIIITTRRGSPGDTRINFTQRVGFFQRSNELEFREWTFGEAADVFGAAAVAPYFPAGASDDARPLRTFDHQDQVAGQQDLSMESSLSVAGGNDDTRYFVSGTWREDEGVMINTGYERQSLRLNLEQALGERFQVNVHTNLMHTLAARGISNNDNSGTSPWMVFPFTPNFADLSFDEATNRFRVNPFERSNPLQTVSLSTNDEDVWRLLGGATGSFDAWRNANQRVELVTTFGVDFFTQENDLYFPAVLQFEPSDGLPGSSLLSNTNNMDLTWSANAVHEFTGDAFRATTTAGFQYEGRELNTSRIFGFGLAGGQENVDAATQVQILENRQRIRDLGFFAQEELLLLNERLFITGGIRTDRSSVNSDTEEFFWYPKAAASYRFDDLTSWVDGVKLRGAWGQSGNQPLFGQKFTPLTATNNITGIPGLTIQGTVAAPDLRPEQQEEIEFGADVTGFGGRAQLTATWFRKSITDLLLQRTPAPSTGFATEIFNGGKLEVRGWELALDAAPIQTGNFSWLSQTTFYADESEIQDLPVPAFNTGGFGTSLGAFRIEEGASATQIVTNVGVCPSTEFAQLCIDDDGSPLPDGTQIVSSIGDAVPDFRIGFSNNLTWGPLSLVSLIEWVEGHTVINLTQFLADAAANSADFTTAGVQRISNWGDGDSRGYMEDASFIKLRELSLSYDIPSSLIDNALFGGIGGARLTLSGRNLHTWTSYTGLDPEVSNFGNQPIARNIDVAPFPPSRSFWLGVDVRF; the protein is encoded by the coding sequence ATGAGAGTCTTGTCCATACTGGCAATGCTGCTCCTCCTGGCTGGCGTCTCCGGCGCTTCCGCCCAGGAGAGGACGATCGTCGGGATCGTCGTCGGATCTGACGAACAACCCGTACGCCTCGCGCGCGTCGAGGTCGTGCGAGGTGTGGAGCGCACCGAGACGAATCAGGAGGGCCGCTTCCGCATCGTGACGCGCGCCGGAGAGGTGACGCTCCGGGTGACGTCCTTCGGCTTCCGGCCACAGGACGTGGTTGTCCCTGCCGGCCAGAACGAAGTCAGGATCGTCATGGAGACGGACGCACTCCGGCTCGAGGGGATCGTCGTTACGGGTCAGCAGACCTCGGTGGCGCGGCGGAACCTGGCGAACGCGGTCTCGTCGATCTCGCAGGCAGCGATCGACGAGGCGCCCCCGATGCAGACGTCGGAGAGTCTCCTTCAGGGCCGGGTGGCCGGCGCCCTCGTCGAGCAGAACTCCGGCGCGCCGGGCGGCGGTATGCAGGTCCGGCTGCGCGGCGTCTCCACAATCATCGGAGAGTCCGAGCCGCTCTACGTGATCGATGGCGTCGTCATGAGCAACGTCGCGGTCCCGAACGCGCTGAACGCGGTCACGCTCTCCGCCGGCGGGTCCAACGCTTCGACCCAGGACGCGCCGGTCAACCGGATCGCGGACCTCAACCCTGCCGACATCGAGCGGATCGAGATCCTGAAAGGCGCGTCGGCGGCAGCCCTCTACGGATCGCGCGCCGCGAACGGTGTGATCATCATCACCACCCGCCGTGGCAGCCCCGGTGACACGCGCATCAACTTCACGCAGCGCGTCGGCTTCTTCCAGCGTTCGAACGAGCTGGAGTTCCGGGAGTGGACGTTCGGTGAGGCGGCGGACGTCTTCGGGGCAGCGGCCGTGGCGCCGTACTTCCCGGCGGGCGCTTCCGACGACGCCCGCCCCCTCCGCACGTTCGACCACCAGGACCAGGTCGCGGGCCAGCAGGATCTCTCGATGGAGTCGAGCCTCTCCGTGGCGGGCGGCAATGATGACACCCGCTACTTCGTGTCAGGGACGTGGCGGGAGGACGAAGGGGTGATGATCAACACCGGCTACGAGCGACAGAGCCTCAGGTTGAACCTCGAGCAGGCGCTCGGCGAGCGGTTCCAGGTGAACGTCCACACCAACCTGATGCACACGCTCGCGGCACGCGGCATCAGCAACAACGACAACAGCGGCACGAGCCCCTGGATGGTCTTCCCGTTCACGCCGAACTTCGCCGACCTGTCATTCGACGAGGCGACGAACCGGTTCCGGGTCAACCCGTTCGAGCGCAGCAACCCGCTCCAGACGGTGAGCCTGTCGACGAACGACGAGGATGTCTGGCGCCTGCTCGGCGGGGCGACCGGCTCCTTCGACGCGTGGAGGAATGCGAATCAGAGAGTGGAGCTCGTCACCACATTCGGCGTCGACTTCTTCACGCAGGAGAACGACCTGTACTTTCCGGCCGTGTTGCAGTTCGAGCCGAGTGACGGCCTGCCTGGCTCGTCGCTCCTCAGCAACACTAACAACATGGACCTGACGTGGAGCGCGAACGCCGTACACGAGTTTACGGGCGACGCCTTCCGCGCGACGACCACGGCCGGCTTCCAGTACGAGGGCCGGGAGCTGAACACTTCGCGGATCTTCGGATTCGGGCTGGCGGGCGGCCAGGAGAATGTGGACGCTGCTACGCAGGTCCAGATCCTCGAGAATCGCCAGCGGATCCGGGACCTCGGATTCTTCGCCCAGGAGGAGCTGCTCCTGCTGAACGAGCGGCTTTTCATCACCGGAGGCATCCGCACCGATCGGAGCAGTGTCAACTCGGATACCGAGGAATTCTTCTGGTATCCGAAGGCGGCCGCCTCTTACCGATTCGATGACCTCACCTCGTGGGTGGACGGTGTGAAGCTGCGGGGGGCGTGGGGGCAGAGCGGGAATCAGCCGCTGTTCGGGCAGAAGTTCACTCCGCTGACGGCGACCAACAACATCACGGGAATCCCCGGTCTGACCATCCAGGGCACGGTGGCCGCGCCCGACCTCCGGCCCGAACAGCAGGAGGAGATCGAGTTCGGGGCCGACGTGACCGGGTTCGGCGGACGGGCACAGCTCACCGCAACCTGGTTCCGGAAGAGCATCACGGACCTGCTCCTCCAGCGGACTCCCGCTCCCTCGACAGGCTTCGCCACCGAGATCTTCAACGGCGGCAAGCTCGAGGTGAGAGGCTGGGAGCTCGCGCTGGACGCCGCCCCGATCCAGACGGGCAATTTCAGCTGGTTGAGCCAGACCACGTTCTACGCGGACGAGAGCGAGATCCAGGATCTTCCGGTGCCGGCGTTCAACACCGGTGGTTTCGGCACGTCGCTGGGCGCGTTCCGGATCGAGGAGGGAGCCTCCGCCACCCAGATCGTGACGAACGTGGGCGTATGCCCGTCCACAGAATTTGCACAGCTCTGCATTGACGACGATGGCAGTCCGCTCCCCGACGGCACTCAGATCGTCAGTTCCATCGGCGACGCCGTCCCCGATTTCCGGATCGGATTCTCGAACAACCTGACCTGGGGGCCGTTGAGCCTCGTCTCGCTCATCGAGTGGGTGGAGGGTCACACCGTGATCAATCTGACGCAGTTCCTGGCCGACGCGGCCGCGAACTCGGCGGACTTCACCACCGCCGGAGTGCAGCGCATCAGCAACTGGGGCGACGGCGACAGCCGCGGCTACATGGAGGATGCCTCGTTCATCAAGCTGCGCGAGCTGAGCCTCTCCTACGACATCCCGTCCAGCCTGATCGACAACGCGCTCTTCGGTGGCATCGGCGGGGCTCGCCTGACGCTGAGCGGGCGCAACCTGCACACCTGGACGAGCTACACCGGACTGGACCCGGAGGTGAGCAACTTCGGAAACCAGCCCATCGCGCGGAACATCGACGTGGCGCCGTTCCCACCGAGCCGCAGCTTCTGGCTCGGAGTGGACGTACGGTTCTGA